One window of Cohnella hashimotonis genomic DNA carries:
- a CDS encoding response regulator, with amino-acid sequence MDGGWRILLVDDHRHARQGMREIVEGCPDFIIVGEAASGEEAIGCMPVAKPDLVLMDIHMPGMGGLAASKVIKDAYPWVKIVIATVSDEPAHLFEALKKGAQGYLLKNLNPSAWREYLRAVASDDAPLSPDIALSILREFAGRGRDGGGDSPAEARSPVRRVGLPESDEPPREDLTPREKEILLEVARGLTNRDVASALGVSEHTVKNHLKNILQKLHLGNRVQLARYAYEQGIVEP; translated from the coding sequence ATGGACGGCGGATGGCGCATTCTGCTCGTTGACGACCATCGGCATGCGAGGCAGGGCATGCGGGAGATTGTAGAAGGATGTCCCGACTTCATCATCGTCGGTGAGGCCGCGAGCGGCGAGGAAGCGATCGGTTGCATGCCGGTTGCCAAGCCCGATCTCGTACTCATGGACATTCATATGCCGGGAATGGGAGGGCTGGCAGCCTCCAAGGTCATCAAAGACGCGTATCCCTGGGTCAAGATCGTCATCGCGACCGTATCCGACGAGCCCGCCCATCTGTTCGAGGCGCTCAAGAAGGGAGCGCAGGGTTACCTGCTCAAGAATCTGAATCCTTCGGCCTGGCGGGAATATTTGCGCGCAGTCGCTTCGGACGACGCCCCGCTGAGCCCGGATATCGCGCTATCGATTCTTAGAGAATTCGCCGGTCGCGGACGGGATGGCGGAGGCGATAGCCCGGCAGAAGCGCGAAGCCCTGTCAGACGGGTCGGCTTGCCGGAGAGCGACGAGCCGCCGCGCGAGGATCTGACGCCGAGGGAAAAGGAGATTCTCCTGGAAGTGGCGAGAGGACTCACCAACCGGGACGTCGCTTCCGCGCTCGGCGTATCGGAGCACACGGTCAAAAACCATCTGAAAAACATTTTGCAAAAGCTTCATCTCGGCAACCGGGTGCAGCTGGCGCGCTACGCATACGAGCAGGGCATCGTCGAACCGTGA
- a CDS encoding histidine kinase, translating to MRNFFRHFTNHMKIRNKLIISFIAVVLVPTLIVGVYLTVELRKMALRGAAEQIETNMDRVKKRTMDLLNVSYDISYRLSNDTRLGQLANGAYDSTYSVVDAYREYPDFKEYVNLYREITSMRLYVENPTLLDNWEIIPTDEQTKKTDWYQWAKKSDGLIRWSYVTDARDGLRYLSLIRRIDFYKHSTNGVLVINANSAMLNGILSQESFDTMLVADRDIVAANHPELVGKTLEDLAIDPDIVDRRSGAFMTKLGDRRVRIQIADLYPDNPLINLRILSIFSVDDIVREPNRIIRSAVAAIGLGLVVALVLILILSKLIGDRLLRLSKHISRVATGKLDLRLSIDGKDEIGQLSRQFNAMLGSIRALMGEVNESNRQKRELETRQNEIKLRMLASQINPHFLFNTLESIRMKAVVRKETDIARTVKLLGKMMRKNLEAGSGVIPVSAEIDMIGCYLDIQKFRYEDRLQYKLNIDPEALSERIPSLVIQPIVENAVIHGMENKEEAVTVEVTLQSRVDGLFVEVRDDGAGMSAARLAEVTASLRDPGGAESSDHIGLRNVNARLELSYGPEHGLAIESAPDEGTCVRFVIPRGKGDQADV from the coding sequence ATGCGGAATTTTTTCCGTCACTTCACCAATCACATGAAAATCAGGAACAAGCTGATTATTTCCTTTATCGCTGTCGTATTGGTGCCCACGCTGATCGTCGGCGTCTATCTGACCGTGGAGCTGCGGAAAATGGCGCTGCGAGGAGCGGCGGAGCAGATCGAGACGAACATGGATCGGGTTAAGAAACGAACGATGGACCTGCTTAACGTCTCCTACGATATCTCCTACCGTCTGTCCAACGATACGCGTCTCGGCCAGCTCGCCAATGGCGCCTACGATTCGACCTATAGCGTGGTGGACGCCTACCGCGAGTATCCCGACTTCAAGGAGTACGTGAACCTGTACCGAGAGATTACGAGCATGCGGCTGTACGTAGAAAACCCGACGCTCCTCGACAATTGGGAGATCATCCCTACCGACGAGCAGACGAAAAAAACGGACTGGTACCAATGGGCGAAAAAATCGGACGGCCTGATTCGTTGGAGCTATGTCACCGACGCGCGGGACGGCTTGCGTTATCTCAGCCTGATCCGCCGCATCGATTTTTACAAGCATTCCACGAACGGCGTGCTCGTCATCAACGCGAATTCGGCGATGCTCAACGGCATCCTGAGCCAGGAATCGTTCGATACGATGCTCGTCGCGGACCGCGATATCGTAGCCGCGAACCATCCCGAGCTGGTCGGCAAGACGCTGGAGGACCTGGCGATCGATCCCGATATCGTCGACCGGCGAAGCGGCGCGTTCATGACCAAGCTCGGAGATCGTCGCGTGCGGATTCAAATCGCGGATCTGTATCCGGACAACCCGCTGATCAACCTGCGAATTCTGTCCATCTTCTCGGTCGACGATATCGTGCGCGAGCCGAATCGGATCATTCGGTCGGCGGTGGCCGCGATCGGACTGGGCCTCGTCGTCGCCCTCGTTCTGATCCTGATCCTGTCCAAGCTGATCGGGGACCGGCTGCTCCGCTTGAGCAAGCATATCTCCAGGGTCGCGACGGGCAAGCTCGACCTGAGGCTGTCGATTGACGGCAAGGACGAGATCGGGCAGCTGTCTCGTCAGTTCAACGCCATGCTCGGCAGCATTCGGGCGCTGATGGGCGAAGTGAACGAATCCAATCGGCAAAAAAGAGAGCTGGAGACGAGGCAGAACGAGATCAAGCTTCGAATGCTCGCCAGCCAGATCAACCCTCATTTTTTGTTCAACACGCTGGAATCCATCCGCATGAAGGCGGTCGTGAGGAAAGAAACCGATATCGCCCGGACGGTAAAGCTGCTCGGCAAAATGATGCGCAAAAACCTCGAGGCCGGCAGCGGCGTCATCCCCGTATCCGCGGAGATCGATATGATCGGATGTTATCTGGACATTCAAAAATTCCGCTACGAAGACAGGCTGCAGTACAAGCTGAATATCGATCCGGAGGCGTTGTCCGAGCGCATCCCGTCGCTCGTCATCCAGCCGATCGTCGAGAATGCCGTCATCCACGGCATGGAAAACAAAGAGGAGGCGGTAACCGTGGAGGTCACGCTGCAAAGCCGCGTTGACGGCCTGTTCGTCGAGGTGAGGGACGACGGCGCCGGCATGTCCGCGGCGCGCTTGGCCGAGGTGACGGCAAGCCTGCGAGACCCGGGGGGCGCGGAATCCTCCGATCACATCGGCCTGCGCAACGTCAACGCACGCCTCGAGCTGTCTTATGGCCCGGAGCATGGGCTCGCGATCGAGAGCGCGCCTGACGAGGGAACCTGCGTCCGGTTCGTCATACCTCGGGGAAAGGGGGATCAAGCAGATGTATAA